The following are encoded in a window of Helicobacter sp. 'house sparrow 1' genomic DNA:
- the purD gene encoding phosphoribosylamine--glycine ligase, whose amino-acid sequence MSYRVLILGSGGREYAIGLHLLKDKRVEKIFFSPGNGGTSQIGENFSFDSHQDLIKKVKKLHIGLVIIGSEAFIIDGISDLLRQEGIKVFGPSKKAGMLEGSKSYMKDFAVRHHIPTARYIQTSDFNEAKEFLGTMKAPYVIKADGLCAGKGVVITSNKEEALDTIKSMLSGERFGQEGKCVVIEEFLEGFELSVFAICDGKDYVLLPACQDHKRLLDNDEGPNTGGMGAYSPAPQCDQELMDKIAKRIIQPTVEGLKEEGNEFEGVLFAGIMVKEFGEAREPFLLEYNVRFGDPECQVLMPLLKTSLIDICESVIRGKLKETKIEFYNGSAMAVVLASKDYPYANSKAQEIKISSFDNSLGHIVFAGVTRDDKMLFASGGRVLLSVGLGEDLKQARNHAYKIIDSISFSGMQYRKDIGHRAL is encoded by the coding sequence ATGAGTTATCGTGTTTTGATTTTAGGTAGTGGTGGAAGGGAATATGCAATTGGTTTGCATCTTTTAAAAGATAAAAGAGTTGAAAAAATATTTTTTTCACCTGGAAATGGCGGAACATCTCAAATAGGAGAGAACTTTTCTTTTGATTCTCATCAAGATCTAATCAAAAAAGTCAAAAAATTGCATATTGGACTTGTGATTATTGGATCAGAGGCTTTTATTATTGATGGTATTTCTGATTTATTGAGACAAGAGGGCATTAAGGTTTTTGGACCAAGCAAAAAAGCCGGGATGCTTGAAGGTTCTAAGTCTTATATGAAAGATTTTGCAGTGCGTCATCATATTCCCACAGCTCGTTATATTCAAACAAGTGATTTTAATGAGGCAAAAGAATTTTTAGGAACAATGAAAGCACCTTATGTTATTAAGGCAGATGGTTTATGTGCAGGAAAGGGTGTTGTCATTACTTCTAATAAAGAGGAAGCGCTAGATACTATCAAGAGTATGTTAAGCGGAGAAAGGTTTGGGCAAGAAGGTAAGTGTGTAGTTATTGAAGAATTCTTGGAAGGATTTGAGTTATCTGTCTTTGCAATTTGTGATGGAAAGGATTATGTATTATTACCAGCTTGTCAAGATCATAAGAGATTGTTAGATAATGATGAAGGACCAAATACTGGTGGTATGGGAGCCTATTCTCCTGCACCTCAGTGTGATCAAGAATTGATGGATAAAATTGCAAAAAGAATTATCCAACCCACTGTGGAAGGGCTTAAAGAAGAAGGTAATGAATTTGAGGGAGTATTATTTGCTGGGATTATGGTTAAAGAATTTGGAGAGGCTAGGGAACCTTTTTTATTGGAGTATAATGTAAGGTTTGGTGATCCTGAGTGTCAAGTTTTGATGCCATTATTAAAAACATCCCTTATTGATATTTGTGAAAGTGTTATAAGAGGGAAATTAAAAGAGACAAAAATTGAATTTTATAATGGAAGTGCAATGGCTGTTGTTCTTGCATCAAAGGATTACCCCTATGCAAATTCCAAGGCTCAAGAAATTAAAATCAGTTCATTTGATAATTCTCTTGGGCATATTGTTTTTGCAGGTGTAACTCGTGATGATAAAATGCTATTTGCATCTGGGGGTAGAGTGCTATTAAGTGTTGGGTTAGGAGAGGATCTAAAACAGGCAAGAAATCATGCATATAAGATTATTGATTCTATTAGTTTTTCTGGGATGCAATATAGGAAAGATATCGGTCACAGGGCTCTTTGA
- a CDS encoding LPS assembly protein LptD: MKYLFIIFLLFVYMRAEVGVQKFDKDNNKIFELLADSVYTEGDKVHAVGNAIVFNGDLYIIADKVVYDKEQRVLDVQGNVKIYKGGSIFSKTNQAIINMTEDYGIVEPFYVQDSQSGMWIGAAEAQSNNKIYSFKKAMVSGCSIERPVWYMNISSGSFDSEKSTLSVWNPTLYIGDVPIFYFPYLRLSTKNERSSGFLYPQFATSSREGFIFIQPIYIAVQNFWDMTLTPQIRTDRGFGGSLEFRAIDSQSDKFIFNAKYFFNKDSYVERYNLRNKHIFGFDFLHSSDNPLKKYFGMKKDIDNGLYLDFLYMNDLDYLRFEKFNARITDGTRMSKANFYIQTQDHYYGINFRYFLNLNKINNDTTFQSLPNLQYHKYLDSLFFKNLLYSIDYQMKNIYRNLGYSYVENSIKIPLGLQFSLFNQYLSLGIWSDVYASNLGIYNMQKSYIDKDITTRKTGNFLLANYTINLNMDLAKDYNKIFHVVNFEASFTAPYFQISDGVLDRAFLASADYTDLYNKATGQYLIGGKLYDDVWNPATLSDYKITTRKLDLKLNQYFFGSKGRELFYWRIFQRFDFDDPFSYFRNPLQNKVGFSPIEGLELSSILSYSFFYNNLQELSVSASYVKKYLNTSLTYYIKNQFNDITTLKQETTANYLSFNFSNDFGYFGLNASIGLNFNNLAHTRKFSDALTNWSFGIFKNIRCFGIGLRLASQRMPILTNDTTSGGYAASVLNNTYVKFEFSFSPLTQTGLTYRFYNK; the protein is encoded by the coding sequence TTGAAATATCTTTTTATTATTTTTTTGTTGTTTGTTTATATGAGGGCAGAGGTTGGGGTACAAAAATTTGATAAAGATAATAATAAGATATTTGAGTTGTTAGCAGATAGTGTTTATACAGAGGGTGACAAGGTCCATGCAGTAGGAAATGCCATTGTTTTTAATGGAGACTTGTATATTATAGCTGATAAGGTTGTTTATGATAAAGAGCAAAGAGTTCTTGATGTACAGGGGAATGTTAAGATTTATAAGGGTGGAAGCATCTTTTCAAAAACCAATCAAGCAATTATTAATATGACAGAGGATTATGGCATTGTTGAGCCCTTTTATGTTCAAGATAGCCAAAGTGGTATGTGGATAGGGGCTGCTGAAGCGCAAAGTAATAATAAAATTTATAGTTTTAAAAAAGCAATGGTCTCTGGTTGTAGTATAGAAAGACCTGTGTGGTATATGAATATTAGTTCAGGAAGTTTTGATAGCGAAAAGTCTACACTTAGTGTGTGGAATCCCACTTTATATATCGGAGATGTTCCAATATTTTATTTTCCTTACTTAAGGCTATCTACCAAGAATGAGCGCTCAAGCGGCTTTTTATATCCACAATTTGCAACTTCTAGTAGGGAAGGTTTTATATTCATTCAGCCTATTTATATTGCAGTGCAAAATTTTTGGGATATGACTTTAACACCTCAAATTAGAACTGATAGGGGCTTTGGTGGTTCTTTGGAATTTAGGGCTATAGATTCCCAAAGTGATAAATTTATCTTTAATGCAAAATATTTCTTTAATAAAGATTCTTATGTAGAAAGATACAATCTAAGAAATAAACATATTTTTGGCTTTGATTTTTTGCATTCAAGCGATAATCCTTTAAAAAAGTATTTTGGTATGAAGAAAGATATTGATAATGGACTTTATCTTGATTTCTTATATATGAATGACTTGGATTATTTGCGGTTTGAAAAGTTTAATGCAAGAATTACAGATGGAACCAGAATGTCAAAGGCAAATTTTTACATACAAACACAAGATCATTATTATGGAATTAATTTTCGCTATTTTTTAAACTTAAATAAGATTAACAACGATACAACCTTTCAATCATTGCCAAATCTGCAATATCATAAATATCTAGATAGCTTATTTTTTAAGAATCTTTTATATTCTATTGATTATCAAATGAAAAATATTTATAGAAATTTGGGCTATAGTTATGTGGAAAATAGCATAAAAATACCCCTTGGGTTACAATTTTCTCTTTTTAATCAATATTTATCTCTTGGTATTTGGTCTGATGTTTATGCAAGTAACTTAGGTATTTACAATATGCAAAAGAGCTATATTGATAAAGATATTACAACAAGAAAAACAGGGAATTTTCTTCTTGCAAACTACACCATTAACCTAAATATGGATTTGGCAAAAGATTATAATAAAATCTTTCATGTGGTTAATTTTGAAGCCAGTTTTACAGCACCTTATTTTCAAATCTCTGATGGTGTTTTGGATCGAGCCTTTCTTGCTTCTGCAGACTATACGGATCTTTACAATAAAGCTACAGGTCAGTATTTAATTGGAGGTAAATTATATGATGATGTTTGGAATCCAGCAACTCTAAGTGACTATAAAATTACAACAAGAAAACTTGATTTAAAACTAAATCAGTATTTTTTTGGCAGTAAAGGAAGAGAGTTATTCTATTGGCGTATTTTTCAGAGATTTGATTTTGATGACCCATTTTCATATTTTAGAAATCCATTGCAAAATAAGGTGGGTTTTTCTCCGATTGAAGGATTGGAATTATCAAGTATTCTTTCCTACTCTTTTTTTTATAATAATTTGCAAGAGCTATCTGTTAGTGCAAGTTATGTTAAAAAATATCTAAATACTTCACTGACTTACTATATTAAAAATCAATTTAATGATATTACAACTCTAAAACAAGAAACAACAGCAAACTATCTAAGCTTTAATTTTAGTAATGACTTTGGATATTTTGGTCTTAATGCTTCCATTGGGCTTAATTTTAATAATTTGGCTCATACTCGCAAATTTTCAGATGCCTTGACAAATTGGTCTTTTGGAATCTTTAAAAATATTCGTTGCTTTGGTATTGGATTGCGATTAGCAAGTCAGCGTATGCCTATATTGACAAATGATACTACATCTGGGGGATATGCTGCAAGCGTATTAAATAACACATATGTGAAGTTTGAATTTAGTTTTTCTCCTCTTACCCAAACAGGATTAACCTATCGATTTTATAACAAATAA
- a CDS encoding polyribonucleotide nucleotidyltransferase — translation MHNIDIALEGWSENLKIDYVAKQASGSVLYQHKGTVILASVAIDDEDIEGNFLPLSVQYIEKSYAVGKIPGGFIKREGKPSEFEVLTSRLIDRSLRPLFPNGYKRQTHISVFVLSYDRESDLQVCALNAAANALFISSVPFMIPVVGVRVGRIDGEFIFNPTIQQLQISDIDLFISGSFEDLLMIEMKGGSLKDRGVDEEELLDAINFAKEKINKMSFLYENSLKGYKKEEWIQLSEKSLFDQELYTFLEEKYHHQIQDILFSMAKSERATQLNNLAKLIFETNQENWDLDKIEFNIQEYKKNFVRNQILKQGVRVDGRKLNEVRPIDIQTNFLPQVHGSVLFTRGQTQALVVSTLGSENDAQSKELLSDHSVQKEFFTFHYNFPGFSVGEASMIGSVGRRELGHGNLARKALEDSIVHKDETVRLVSEILESNGSSSMASVCGGSLALVASGVETTGLIAGVAMGLIKEGEKYAILTDIMGLEDHEGDMDFKVAGNTQVITAMQMDIKIKGIDLEILKKALYQAKEARIHILSIMQEANSKIQLNQSLLPKTEKFEVPAAKIVDIIGTGGKTIKEIIEKFEVSVDLNRDSGGVKIFGNDAEKVLQAKEFILQLVGEKQGYVEGEIFEGVVKKIVDFGVFVSLPKGGDGLLHVSKIVQNKSQKPSDLFQEGQKIYCKILGFNKGKIDLDLKK, via the coding sequence ATGCATAATATCGATATCGCTTTAGAGGGTTGGAGTGAGAATTTAAAAATAGATTATGTTGCTAAGCAGGCAAGTGGTTCTGTTTTATATCAACATAAAGGAACTGTTATACTGGCAAGTGTTGCAATTGATGATGAGGATATTGAGGGGAACTTCTTACCTTTAAGTGTTCAATATATAGAAAAAAGTTATGCTGTAGGAAAGATACCAGGGGGGTTTATTAAAAGGGAGGGAAAACCAAGTGAGTTTGAGGTTTTAACTTCTAGATTGATTGATAGAAGCTTAAGACCCCTTTTTCCAAATGGATATAAGCGTCAAACACATATTAGTGTTTTTGTATTAAGTTATGATAGAGAAAGTGATTTACAGGTTTGTGCTCTAAATGCTGCTGCCAATGCACTCTTTATTTCTAGTGTTCCTTTTATGATTCCAGTTGTTGGAGTAAGGGTTGGACGCATTGATGGTGAATTTATTTTTAATCCTACTATCCAACAGTTGCAGATTTCAGATATTGATTTATTTATTTCGGGCAGCTTTGAAGATTTATTAATGATAGAGATGAAGGGGGGGAGTTTAAAGGATAGGGGGGTAGATGAAGAAGAGCTTTTAGATGCAATTAATTTTGCAAAAGAAAAAATTAACAAGATGAGCTTCTTATATGAAAATTCCTTGAAGGGATACAAGAAAGAAGAATGGATACAGTTGAGTGAAAAGAGTCTTTTTGATCAAGAACTCTATACTTTCTTAGAAGAAAAATATCATCATCAAATCCAAGATATTCTTTTTTCTATGGCAAAAAGCGAAAGAGCCACTCAACTCAATAATCTGGCAAAGTTGATTTTTGAGACAAATCAGGAGAATTGGGATCTAGATAAAATAGAGTTTAACATTCAAGAGTATAAGAAAAACTTTGTAAGAAATCAAATATTAAAGCAAGGTGTTCGTGTCGATGGAAGGAAATTAAATGAGGTAAGACCAATAGATATTCAAACAAATTTTTTACCTCAAGTTCATGGGAGTGTTTTATTTACAAGAGGACAGACTCAGGCATTAGTTGTAAGCACGCTAGGAAGTGAGAATGATGCTCAAAGTAAGGAGCTTTTAAGTGATCATAGTGTGCAAAAAGAGTTCTTTACCTTTCATTATAACTTTCCTGGATTTAGTGTCGGAGAAGCATCAATGATTGGTTCTGTTGGAAGAAGAGAGCTCGGACATGGTAATTTAGCAAGAAAGGCATTAGAAGATAGTATTGTGCACAAAGATGAAACAGTGCGCTTAGTGTCTGAAATTTTAGAGTCTAATGGTTCTAGTTCAATGGCAAGTGTATGCGGAGGTTCCTTAGCATTAGTTGCAAGTGGAGTGGAAACTACAGGGTTGATTGCTGGTGTTGCTATGGGACTTATAAAAGAGGGTGAAAAGTATGCGATTTTAACTGATATTATGGGGCTAGAAGATCACGAGGGAGATATGGATTTTAAGGTTGCTGGAAATACCCAAGTTATCACTGCTATGCAAATGGATATTAAAATTAAGGGCATTGATCTAGAAATTTTAAAGAAGGCATTATATCAAGCAAAAGAAGCCAGAATTCATATCCTATCAATTATGCAAGAGGCAAATTCTAAAATACAGCTAAACCAAAGTCTCTTACCTAAGACAGAAAAGTTTGAAGTTCCTGCTGCTAAGATTGTAGATATTATTGGGACTGGCGGAAAAACAATAAAAGAGATTATTGAAAAATTTGAAGTAAGTGTTGATTTAAATCGTGATAGTGGCGGTGTTAAAATTTTTGGTAATGATGCAGAAAAAGTTTTGCAAGCTAAGGAATTTATTTTGCAACTTGTGGGAGAAAAACAGGGCTATGTGGAGGGAGAGATTTTTGAGGGCGTTGTAAAAAAGATTGTAGATTTTGGTGTGTTTGTATCTTTGCCAAAAGGAGGCGATGGATTATTACATGTGAGCAAGATTGTACAAAATAAATCTCAAAA
- a CDS encoding beta-ketoacyl-ACP synthase III, producing the protein MFASLKSIASYVPKNCVSNFDFEKMVDTSNDWIVERTGIHTRYFASKDQKTSDLAYEAGKLAIQRAKLKPSDIDMVIVGTLSPDYLGMPSTACVVANKLGIIDKPAFDISAACSGFIYLLFTAKSFIESGMCKNILIIGAEKISSILDFQDRSTCVLFGDGAGAAVVGTTNSKERSIIDVHISSNGGYANLLYTPLSTLQEEAKQCLNMKGNEVFKVAVKTLISDVEMILQKNKVLVEEIAFFIPHQANLRIISAVGKRLEFKEEQVVLTVQKYGNTSAASIPMAMNDVYEDKRLKNGDLILLDAFGGGFTWGSALLRFDGENF; encoded by the coding sequence ATGTTTGCCTCTCTTAAGTCTATAGCTTCTTATGTCCCAAAAAATTGTGTTAGTAATTTTGACTTTGAAAAAATGGTAGATACTAGTAATGACTGGATAGTGGAGAGGACAGGAATTCATACTAGGTATTTTGCTAGTAAGGATCAAAAAACGAGTGATTTGGCGTATGAGGCTGGAAAACTGGCTATACAAAGAGCTAAATTAAAACCTAGTGATATTGATATGGTGATAGTGGGGACTTTAAGTCCTGATTATTTGGGTATGCCATCGACTGCTTGTGTTGTTGCAAATAAACTTGGTATTATTGATAAGCCCGCTTTTGATATATCTGCAGCCTGTAGTGGCTTTATTTATTTATTGTTTACTGCAAAATCTTTCATAGAAAGTGGTATGTGTAAAAATATCCTTATTATTGGTGCAGAAAAAATTAGCTCAATCCTAGATTTTCAAGATAGGAGTACTTGTGTGCTTTTTGGAGATGGCGCTGGAGCTGCTGTTGTAGGGACAACTAATTCAAAGGAAAGATCAATCATTGATGTTCATATTTCTTCTAATGGTGGCTATGCAAATTTACTTTACACACCACTTTCCACATTACAAGAAGAAGCAAAACAATGTTTGAATATGAAAGGCAATGAGGTATTTAAGGTTGCTGTTAAGACACTAATTAGTGATGTCGAAATGATTCTCCAAAAGAATAAAGTTTTAGTGGAAGAGATAGCTTTTTTTATTCCTCATCAGGCAAATTTAAGAATTATATCAGCTGTTGGAAAGCGTCTTGAATTCAAAGAAGAGCAGGTTGTATTGACAGTCCAGAAATATGGAAATACTTCAGCTGCAAGTATTCCTATGGCGATGAATGATGTGTATGAGGATAAGAGACTTAAAAATGGTGATCTTATACTTTTAGATGCTTTTGGTGGCGGTTTTACTTGGGGGTCTGCATTATTGAGATTTGATGGTGAGAATTTCTAA
- the rpmF gene encoding 50S ribosomal protein L32, with amino-acid sequence MAVPKRRVSKTRAAKRRTHYKVTLAVPVRDKDGTWKIPHHRNKFNGTYK; translated from the coding sequence ATGGCAGTTCCTAAGAGACGTGTAAGTAAGACAAGAGCAGCAAAGAGAAGAACACACTATAAAGTTACTTTGGCAGTTCCTGTAAGGGATAAGGATGGAACTTGGAAGATACCACACCATAGAAATAAGTTTAATGGAACTTATAAGTAA
- the ndk gene encoding nucleoside-diphosphate kinase, whose product MEQTLSIIKPNAVKRGVVGNIIDRFERNDLRVVAIRNIWLSRSEAERFYAVHKDKAFFQSLVEFMSSGPIVVMVLEGENAIAKNRELMGSTDPKDADVGTIRYDFADNITMNAVHGSDSVENAKQEIEFFFAKRELL is encoded by the coding sequence ATGGAACAAACTTTATCTATCATAAAGCCCAATGCGGTGAAGAGGGGAGTTGTTGGGAATATAATTGATCGTTTTGAACGTAATGATCTTCGGGTTGTAGCCATAAGAAATATTTGGCTAAGCAGAAGTGAAGCAGAAAGGTTTTATGCTGTTCATAAAGACAAAGCTTTTTTTCAAAGTCTTGTTGAATTTATGTCTAGTGGTCCTATTGTGGTAATGGTATTAGAAGGTGAGAATGCTATTGCAAAGAATCGAGAACTGATGGGATCTACAGATCCAAAAGATGCAGATGTGGGGACTATCCGCTATGACTTTGCTGACAATATCACTATGAATGCAGTTCATGGTAGTGATAGCGTGGAAAATGCAAAGCAAGAGATAGAATTCTTTTTTGCAAAAAGAGAGCTTCTGTAG
- a CDS encoding RDD family protein, with amino-acid sequence MYISDTKIEEIVYRENLKVAPIGRRILAYLIDEFLILSISYLVFRVTINFDYFQYSNYLDFLILACKVWLFVRGFYYFIFVLFCGVSIGKILTKIRVVMIDTLDSPDLLFSLVRILIKELGTFFLFSTYFFAFDNNLVRTLHDRVAKTIVVT; translated from the coding sequence ATGTATATTAGTGATACAAAGATTGAAGAGATTGTTTATCGAGAAAACTTAAAGGTTGCGCCAATTGGTAGGAGGATCCTAGCTTATTTAATTGATGAGTTTTTGATATTATCTATTTCTTATTTAGTTTTTAGAGTTACTATTAACTTTGATTATTTTCAATATTCAAACTATTTAGATTTTTTAATCTTAGCCTGTAAAGTTTGGCTGTTTGTAAGAGGTTTTTACTATTTTATTTTTGTATTATTTTGTGGTGTAAGTATTGGGAAAATACTTACAAAGATACGTGTTGTGATGATTGATACATTAGATTCTCCAGATTTATTATTCTCTTTGGTTAGAATTCTTATCAAAGAGTTAGGGACATTTTTTCTTTTTAGTACTTATTTTTTTGCATTTGATAATAATCTTGTAAGAACCTTGCATGATAGAGTTGCTAAGACCATAGTAGTTACATAA
- the plsX gene encoding phosphate acyltransferase PlsX produces MKVAIDAMGADNGIYPIIDGVKSALARENFFAYIVGDSVEINKYLQVVGFDNRIEVIHCDDYIKMEEQASVAIRRKESSIYVATEMLKNNQVDALVSAGHSGATMSLSTLILGRIKGVSRPAICTMMPTVRGNPSLILDAGANTDCKPDFLVDFALMGYEYAKNVLGYSDPKVGLLSNGEEDTKGNELTKATFKMLKSYSFFKGNVEGNDIFNGSVEIIVCDGYSGNVILKASEGVASSVMSLMKQEIKRSFLGICGAFLLKGVFKNLKNRIDYAEYGGAPLLGINGNVIVSHGKSNARAIENAIYQALSSVRSDISEKIQKVFLHKGELV; encoded by the coding sequence ATTAAGGTAGCCATTGATGCAATGGGTGCAGATAATGGGATTTATCCAATTATAGATGGAGTAAAAAGTGCATTAGCACGTGAGAACTTTTTTGCTTATATCGTTGGAGATTCTGTGGAAATCAACAAATATTTACAGGTTGTTGGTTTTGATAATAGAATTGAGGTGATACATTGTGATGACTACATAAAAATGGAAGAGCAAGCTTCTGTAGCTATCAGAAGAAAAGAATCTTCAATTTATGTCGCTACAGAAATGCTAAAGAATAATCAAGTAGATGCTTTAGTTTCTGCTGGACATAGTGGTGCCACAATGAGCCTTTCTACTCTAATTCTTGGTAGAATAAAAGGTGTAAGTAGGCCTGCTATTTGCACAATGATGCCGACAGTAAGGGGTAATCCAAGTCTTATACTTGATGCTGGTGCAAATACAGATTGTAAGCCAGATTTTTTAGTTGATTTTGCCTTGATGGGATATGAATATGCTAAGAATGTTTTGGGCTATTCTGATCCTAAGGTGGGATTGTTATCAAATGGTGAGGAAGATACCAAAGGAAATGAACTTACAAAAGCAACATTTAAGATGTTAAAAAGTTATTCTTTCTTCAAGGGGAATGTTGAGGGGAATGATATTTTTAATGGAAGTGTTGAGATAATTGTTTGTGATGGATATAGTGGTAATGTTATTCTAAAGGCAAGCGAAGGAGTGGCTTCATCTGTAATGTCTTTAATGAAGCAAGAAATTAAAAGATCATTTCTAGGTATTTGTGGTGCTTTTTTGCTAAAGGGTGTGTTTAAGAATTTGAAAAATAGAATAGATTATGCAGAATATGGTGGAGCTCCGTTATTGGGTATCAATGGAAATGTGATTGTTAGCCATGGCAAAAGTAATGCAAGAGCAATTGAAAATGCAATTTATCAAGCATTAAGTAGTGTAAGATCTGATATTTCTGAAAAAATACAAAAAGTTTTCTTACACAAAGGGGAGCTTGTTTGA
- the gap gene encoding type I glyceraldehyde-3-phosphate dehydrogenase: MEIKKVAINGTGRIGLCTTRIVSTRLDMEIVAINTTTDIDTLIHLIRYDSVHGSIDVKKINEDTLEIGNSKNIKVVSNRDINTLDFSLYGAQAVIECTGKFNSLQKATPHLKGCIKKVIISAPAEEAPTFVFGVNHQEYKGESIISNASCTTNCLAPILKVLHQEFGVKNGFMTTIHSYTNDQNLLDVKHKDIRRARAAALNMIPTSTGAAKAIGLVIPELNKKLNGFAIRVPTPNVSLIDLSVNVSKPVSKEIVNQAFFEAQESYMKDIIKVDEDMCVSSDFIGSSYSAIFVPDKTLVQDDSIKVLAWYDNEMGYSYRLVDMCAYMLQHD; the protein is encoded by the coding sequence ATGGAAATAAAAAAAGTTGCGATTAATGGAACAGGAAGAATAGGTCTTTGCACAACAAGGATTGTAAGCACAAGATTAGATATGGAGATTGTTGCGATTAATACCACAACAGATATTGATACTCTTATACACTTAATCAGATACGATAGTGTCCATGGTTCCATTGATGTAAAAAAAATTAATGAAGACACTCTTGAGATTGGTAATAGTAAAAATATTAAGGTGGTGAGCAACCGCGATATCAATACTCTTGATTTTTCACTTTATGGTGCACAAGCAGTGATTGAATGCACCGGAAAATTTAATTCTCTTCAAAAAGCAACCCCTCACCTTAAAGGCTGTATTAAGAAGGTTATTATTTCAGCTCCAGCTGAGGAAGCTCCCACATTTGTTTTTGGTGTCAATCATCAAGAGTATAAAGGCGAGTCAATCATATCAAATGCTTCTTGCACAACAAATTGTTTAGCTCCTATCTTGAAAGTTTTACATCAAGAATTTGGTGTAAAAAATGGTTTCATGACCACAATCCACAGCTATACAAATGATCAAAACCTTCTTGATGTTAAACATAAGGATATCCGTCGTGCTAGAGCTGCAGCATTAAATATGATACCCACAAGCACAGGAGCAGCAAAAGCCATAGGTCTTGTAATCCCTGAACTTAATAAAAAACTAAATGGCTTTGCAATCCGTGTTCCAACACCAAATGTAAGTCTTATTGATCTTAGTGTTAATGTGTCCAAACCAGTTTCCAAGGAGATTGTAAATCAGGCCTTTTTTGAGGCGCAAGAGAGCTACATGAAAGATATTATTAAAGTGGATGAGGACATGTGCGTATCTAGTGATTTTATTGGTTCAAGTTATAGTGCAATTTTTGTACCTGATAAAACTTTAGTGCAAGATGATAGTATTAAAGTTCTTGCGTGGTATGATAACGAAATGGGCTATTCCTATAGACTTGTTGATATGTGTGCTTATATGCTTCAACACGATTAA
- a CDS encoding DUF1643 domain-containing protein — MYCVQKFDNYNLLSIQSRCSKFRFVVERTWDLQKPKIAFIGLNPEHSTLTYWDNTLLICKEFAMHLGEGKYGGIYLLNLYPLICETTKMLLEYKGENFEKNLAYVLHCAKKSELIFCGWGDNVFRRSNQLMEHSQRALQMLEMLHQHSKIYCFDILKSGHPCSFIPRDSGFLLFSFLDSLKKGKKLEDYLYKIDCLRKK; from the coding sequence ATGTATTGTGTTCAGAAGTTTGACAACTATAATTTATTAAGCATTCAATCTAGGTGTTCTAAATTCCGTTTTGTAGTTGAAAGGACTTGGGATTTACAAAAGCCAAAGATTGCTTTTATCGGGTTAAATCCAGAGCATAGTACATTAACTTATTGGGATAATACGCTTTTAATTTGCAAAGAATTTGCAATGCATCTTGGTGAGGGTAAATATGGTGGCATATACTTGCTTAATCTCTATCCCTTGATATGTGAAACAACCAAGATGCTTTTAGAATACAAGGGAGAAAATTTTGAGAAAAATTTAGCTTATGTATTACATTGTGCTAAAAAATCAGAATTAATCTTTTGTGGATGGGGTGATAATGTCTTTAGAAGATCAAATCAGTTGATGGAACATTCCCAAAGAGCTTTGCAAATGCTAGAGATGCTACATCAGCATTCAAAAATTTATTGCTTTGATATCTTAAAAAGTGGCCATCCTTGCAGCTTTATTCCAAGAGATAGTGGTTTTTTATTATTTTCTTTCTTAGATTCTCTTAAAAAGGGAAAAAAATTAGAGGATTATTTGTATAAAATTGATTGTTTAAGAAAAAAATAA
- a CDS encoding HU family DNA-binding protein, with product MNKAEFVDLVKEVGEYSTKKEAEVAVNSFVAAVEKALSEKKAIELVGFGKFETVLQKGKEGKVPGGNKTYKTADKMVPKFKPGKGLKDLVAKK from the coding sequence ATGAATAAAGCAGAGTTTGTGGATCTAGTAAAAGAGGTCGGTGAGTATTCAACAAAGAAAGAAGCGGAGGTTGCAGTAAATTCTTTTGTTGCTGCGGTAGAAAAAGCTTTATCAGAAAAGAAAGCAATCGAGCTTGTAGGTTTTGGTAAATTTGAGACTGTGTTACAAAAAGGTAAAGAAGGAAAAGTTCCTGGCGGTAACAAGACTTATAAGACTGCAGATAAGATGGTTCCTAAGTTTAAGCCAGGAAAGGGATTAAAGGATTTAGTGGCTAAGAAGTAA